In Penaeus chinensis breed Huanghai No. 1 chromosome 19, ASM1920278v2, whole genome shotgun sequence, a single genomic region encodes these proteins:
- the LOC125035187 gene encoding apomucin-like, translating into MNMWMLALAVVAAVNAADMPMPYDYAYGVNGESTGDIKAHKETTSPEGRTEGEYRWLQPNGLYIVTRYFIDGESGYQATVSEEEGPSIANFYSNSQDLPVNLLSQLSQQTINSQQNFNSQQSSGSQQSFGSQFTGSQSNGFSQTGTSGVRQAGLAGQRLTGSNSFSQRVTNTNIGQLGSAGFNQAGLGSTSRQTSTSSFSQTQSGGLVTGSNRFSQAGASGQRLGGLSGITQTGSANQFSQTGTLGQRVTGSSSFSQSGSRGQLTGSAGFIQRGSSGQRVTGLNGQSVPNPTSFSRSGSSGQLTGSAGFTQTGSSGQRVIGSAGFSQAGFGSQRTTGASGQRVTGSTGFSQTGSGQQVTGSTSFTQAGASGQGVTGSSFAQSGTSGQLSGSAGFTQTSSNGQLVTGSAGLSQAGLESQRATGSSGQRVTGSTSFSQAGSSGQRVTGSTGFRQSGSAGQLNGPAGFTQTVSSGQRVTGSTFSQSGSSGQLSGTPGFTQTVSSGQRVSGSTSFNQAGASGQLVTGFGQSGSNGQQTGSTGFGFGGQRVTGSTVFSQSGASGQLSGSTGFSQSGSGSQRQTGSTGFSQSGSGSQRQTGSTGFSQLSFNGQKVTGSTGFNQASNGLSQSGSQGIIAGSNGFSQGVTGSSGQSVTGSAGFSQTNSANQATLGSTTFSQAGSGSQRLSGANSFSQTKSSGSGISSSSSSQASFSSSQNNAGLKSIAVVLAGSPEASKLLN; encoded by the exons ATGAACATGTGGATGCTGGCGCTCGCCGTCGTGGCGGCAGTCAACGCTGCCGATATG CCCATGCCATACGACTACGCTTACGGAGTCAACGGAGAATCAACGGGGGACATCAAAGCACACAAGGAGACAACGAGTCCAGAGGGCCGCACGGAGGGAGAATATCGTTGGTTGCAGCCAAATGGACTCTACAT AGTAACTCGTTACTTCATTGATGGCGAAAGTGGGTATCAAGCAACTGTTAGCGAAGAAGAAGGCCCCAGCATAGCTAACTTCTACTCAAATAGTCAAGATTTACCTGTAAATTTGCTCAGTCAATTAAGCCAGCAAACCATTAACTCTCAACAGAACTTTAACTCTCAACAAAGTTCTGGCTCCCAGCAGAGCTTTGGGTCACAATTTACTGGAAGTCAGTCAAATGGTTTCAGCCAGACAGGGACAAGTGGTGTGCGTCAGGCAGGATTAGCTGGTCAACGGTTGACAGGATCCAATAGTTTTAGTCAGAGAGTTACAAATACTAATATTGGCCAATTAGGATCAGCTGGTTTCAACCAGGCAGGACTAGGTTCTACGTCACGTCAAACAAGTACATCCAGTTTTAGCCAGACACAATCAGGTGGACTAGTGACAGGATCAAATAGATTTAGTCAGGCAGGAGCAAGTGGTCAACGTTTGGGTGGATTAAGTGGCATTACTCAAACTGGATCAGCTAACCAATTCAGTCAGACAGGCACTCTTGGTCAACGTGTTACTGGATCAAGTAGCTTCAGCCAGTCAGGATCAAGAGGTCAATTGACCGGATCAGCTGGTTTCATCCAAAGGGGATCAAGTGGTCAACGTGTGACTGGATTAAATGGTCAAAGTGTGCCTAATCCAACCAGCTTCAGCCGATCAGGGTCAAGTGGTCAACTGACTGGATCTGCTGGGTTCACCCAGACAGGATCTAGTGGTCAGCGTGTGATTGGATCAGCTGGATTTAGCCAGGCTGGTTTTGGTAGTCAACGTACAACTGGAGCAAGTGGTCAGCGTGTGACTGGATCAACCGGTTTCTCTCAGACAGGATCAGGTCAGCAAGTGACTGGATCAACCAGTTTCACCCAAGCAGGAGCAAGTGGTCAAGGTGTGACTGGTTCATCTTTTGCTCAGTCTGGAACAAGTGGTCAGTTGTCTGGATCAGCTGGCTTCACCCAGACAAGTTCTAATGGTCAACTTGTGACTGGATCAGCTGGTTTAAGCCAAGCTGGATTAGAGAGTCAGCGTGCAACTGGATCAAGTGGTCAGCGTGTGACTGGATCAACCAGTTTCTCTCAAGCAGGATCAAGTGGTCAACGTGTGACTGGTTCAACTGGCTTCAGGCAATCTGGATCAGCTGGTCAATTGAATGGACCTGCTGGCTTCACCCAGACAGTTTCTAGTGGTCAGCGTGTGACTGGCTCAACCTTTAGCCAATCTGGATCAAGTGGTCAATTGTCTGGAACACCTGGCTTCACCCAGACAGTTTCAAGTGGTCAGCGTGTGAGTGGATCAACCAGTTTCAACCAAGCAGGGGCAAGTGGTCAACTTGTGACTGGTTTCGGTCAGTCAGGATCAAATGGTCAACAGACTGGATCAACTGGCTTTGGATTCGGTGGTCAACGTGTGACTGGTTCAACTGTTTTCAGCCAGTCTGGTGCAAGTGGTCAACTATCTGGATCCACTGGCTTTAGTCAATCAGGCTCTGGTAGCCAACGTCAAACTGGATCAACTGGCTTTAGTCAATCAGGCTCTGGTAGCCAACGTCAAACTGGATCAACTGGCTTTAGTCAGCTGAGCTTCAATGGCCAGAAGGTGACTGGGTCAACTGGTTTTAACCAGGCTTCAAATGGCCTTAGTCAGTCTGGATCTCAAGGCATCATTGCTGGATCAAATGGATTTAGTCAGGGTGTGACTGGATCAAGTGGCCAAAGTGTGACTGGGTCAGCTGGCTTTAGTCAGACAAATTCAGCTAATCAAGCCACCTTGGGATCTACTACCTTTAGCCAGGCTGGATCAGGTAGCCAACGTTTATCCGGAGCAAATAGCTTTAGTCAGACAAAGTCAAGTGGATCTGGCATCAGCAGTTCCTCAAGTTCACAGGCAAGTTTCAGTTCTTCACAAAACAATGCTGGGCTCAAGAGCATTGCTGTAGTACTGGCAGGATCACCTGAAGCTTCAAAATTGTTGAACTAA